CGAAACGGTCATCACGATCAAGAAGAAGAAAGAGGAGGAGCAAGGCGAGAAGCCGGCGGGCGAGAAGAAGACTGTCGACGAAGCCGCGCGTTGGGAGCTCGTGAAGAAGGAGCTCGTCGAGGTCGTGCGCGACTACGGGGACACGATCGCGCGCGCGAAGCCGGACGAGTGGTTCGCGATCTTCGCGACGCCGCTCTTGGGCTCGTGGGGGAGCGAGAAGGCGGAACGTCTCGTGATCCGCGTCCAGATGCGCGAGATCACCGACTACAACGAGGGAAGGCTGAGCGCGCAAGACTTCGAGAAGCGGGTTCGAATCATCGAGTCGTAACGATCGCAGCGCGCACCGCCCCGGGAGGCTCCGCCAGGGTCGCCCGGGGCGTTTTCTTTTCGGCGCGCGTGGCCGGCGCGAGCGCGCCGGATCCTCGCAATGAGAGAATGCAAGCGCTTGTCAATGAATCGGTTATGGACCTCGTCTCGCGGCGGGGCAAACTCGGTCTCCCCGTGCCGATAAGGGGTGGGGGAGGGTTCTCCATGCGGTTCGTGATCAAGCTCTGTCTCGTTCTCGTCGCGGCGCACGCCCTCTTCCTCCTCGGCTTCCCGCACGTGCTCCACCGGATGCTCGCCATGCGCGTGCGGGAGATCGTCGCGGAGTCGGCGCTCCACTCCGAGCAGTACGTTCGAGGGGAGATCCTCGCGTACGCCCGCGACAAGAAGATCCCGCTCGAGCAGGAGCGGGTTCTCGTCTGGAGGAAGGACGGGAAGGTGCGTGTCTGGCTCGCCTACGATCAGGTCGTGCAGTTCCCGATGGTCGCGCACCGGAGCGCGTTCCTTCTCGCGCACCCCCCGGGGACCGAGCCCCCGCGCAACTACTCGAAGAGCCGCTCGCTCTCCTCTCGGTGAGCCTTGCGGCGTCGAGCCGCGCTCTCCCGCGACCGGATCGCGTAGCAGTACACGCAGCCGAATGGACACGAGTCGTACGCGCCGATGTCCACGCTCCGCGCGCACCCGCATCCCTCTCGCGTCGGTCCCGGCTCCGCGTCCCATGCTTCGTCGGGCGCGATCCGACGGATCCTCTCCGCGTCGACGCACGCCCCCTTCGGAATGCCCGGAGGGCGGATCTCTTCTTCGCAGCATGTCGAGAGGACCATCCCCTCGCCCCGTGCGATCTCCTGGAGATCGAGGAGAAGCCGCCCTGCTTCCGTCCGGGTCGGGTCTTGAACCGCCCGGTCGAGGCGAGCGAGGCGCGCCTCGACCTTGCGGTACCGATCGAGGACGCTCACGACGACCGCTCCGGCGACACCGGAAAGCGAGCGCGCCATCCGCGCGAAGCGCTCGCGATGATCGTCCGGCTCGAGACCCTCGGACAGGATGATCGGGTCGTAGCGCCAGACCATCCGCTCCGGCCCGATCCGATCGGCGACGGACCGAAAACCCCTCATGCATCGCTCGCGGGAAAGGCCGGGCTCCAAGTCGCGCGGATACGCGGTGAGCGTGTATTGGAAGTAGTAGGGATAGCCTTCGCAGTCCAGAAGATCGAGCGCTCCCTGAAACGGGGTCGCGTCGCGCGTCCAAAAGACGAACGCGACGACATCCGGGCGGAGGAGCGAGACCTCGCGCACGCTCGAAGAAAACGGCGAGCGGACGGACGCGAAGCCCGCCCGCAGCCTTCGAACGAACCAGCCGGCGTACCAGGCGGGGAGATCGGTTCGGCGGCTCGCGGAGACGATGCGTCGCACGCCGCGCCGCTCGCTACTTCCTCCCGAAGGAAACGACCGCCCGCGGGAGAAGAGCGCCGAGAGAACGCATCGTGACGACCCGTGCCGCCTCCGCTCGAGCCGTGCCGGCGGGGAGCGTCATCGAGAGGCTTCCGAGCGTTTGCGCGACGCCGGGGTCCATCTCGTCGATGTCGATGTCCTCGAAGATCCGGAGATACGGGGATCCGGGCGCCGGATCGTCTTCAGGCTCCAGGGAGACGAGGACGCCATAGGTGCCGTCGTCCAGATTGCGGATCGAGCCGCTCACGAAGTCCTGTCCCGGGAAGTGAGGGATGGGCCCGCCCGGTCCGGCGTGGGGACCGGCTCCGTCTCCGTCCGGCCCGAGGGGATCGACGAACGCGCCGATCGAGACGGTATCGGGCGCGCCAAACACTTTATAGATCCATGCTTGATACTTCCAACCGGAGGGAGCGGCCGGGATCGGGAGGGTCCCGGTCGTCTCCCCCTCCTGCACCTCGTAGAACCAGATCCCGCGCCGGCGGTCGCCCGGATCCGCCGTCGAGGGGGTTTCCAAGATGTAGCGGGCGGTCGTCTCGGTGTACGCGTGTCCGAGCGCGAGCGGCTCGTCGGTGGAGAGGACCGCCACCCCGCCGCTCAAGCTTCCCGCCAGGAGGAACGAGCCGCTCGGCTCGGGGCCGTCCGCTGGATTCTGCAGGGAGATGCGGATCGCGCTCGCGTCGACGAGGCTCGATCCGATCGGGAACGCGGCGATTTCCACACCGGTCTCGACGTCCACGACGCGCCGGTTGACATAGAGGAACTTTCCGACGGAGACGAGAGTGTCGGGGTACGCGGCCCAGATCTCGTAGTGCAATCCCTGGGGCGCGCGGGGGAGCGTGGAGACGGTGAAGAAGAGGTTCCCGCTCCCGGCGTTCTTGTCGAGAAGCTTGAGGAAGAAAGGATCGTCGGAGAGGTCCGGATCCGGTTCGAGCGTCACGGCCGCCGCGAAGGATCCGCCGTCGAGGTCGAGCGGCGGGATGTTCCCTTCGGTCCGGACGAAATCCTGTCCGGGGAAGTCGTAGCCGGCTTCGGGGCCGGCCGTCTGGCCCGCGCCGTCCGAATCGGCGCCGGTCGGGCCGTCGAATCGGCCGGTCGAGTAGGCCGCGCCGGAATTCCGGTCGATCACCCACCCCTCGTACGTCCATGCGCCGGCGAGCGCCGGAAGGACGAGGCCGGAGACGCCGCCTCCGTCCGTCCACCAAATCCCTCGTCCGCAGTCGGCCGGTTCGGGGGTCGACGGGGTGTCGAAGAGAAAGAACCCGGCGGCGCCCGAGAGGTCCGCGCCAAGACCGCCGGCATCCGCGAGCGCGAGGGTCGCTCCGTTCTCGGAGACCGCGCCTCCCATCATGCGGTGCGGGCCGGGCGCGGCGCCCAGGGTGTCGCTCTCGAGCGTGAGAAGGAGCCGGTCCGCACTCCCGAGGGCTCTCTCCTGGTCGATCGATGGGATCGGCTCCCCGGCGAGCGTGACGGGCGCGCCGTCTCTTGCGGTGAAGCGAAGAACGAGCGAGGCGTTCGCGCCATCGATCGCCCAGAGGGCGAAGTGGTAAGGAGATGGATCCCCGAAATTGGAGAGCGTGAGAACGAGCCGGTCCTTTCCGTCGGGCGGCCCGACCGGCGCTTCCTCCTCGTCTCCGCAGCTCATCGTGAGGAAAAGAACGCCGCATAGAAGGATCCAGGCGGACCTCGGAAGTCTCATTGCCATTCCCCCATCGCGTGATTCGTGAGTCACCGGGGAAGTCCGGCCCCGGAAGACCGGCGGGCGCACGAAGACCGTCTCTCGCCGGCGCCTGTACGATACCCCC
Above is a genomic segment from Candidatus Eisenbacteria bacterium containing:
- a CDS encoding DUF1848 domain-containing protein, with protein sequence MRRIVSASRRTDLPAWYAGWFVRRLRAGFASVRSPFSSSVREVSLLRPDVVAFVFWTRDATPFQGALDLLDCEGYPYYFQYTLTAYPRDLEPGLSRERCMRGFRSVADRIGPERMVWRYDPIILSEGLEPDDHRERFARMARSLSGVAGAVVVSVLDRYRKVEARLARLDRAVQDPTRTEAGRLLLDLQEIARGEGMVLSTCCEEEIRPPGIPKGACVDAERIRRIAPDEAWDAEPGPTREGCGCARSVDIGAYDSCPFGCVYCYAIRSRESAARRRKAHREESERLFE